Proteins encoded by one window of Emticicia oligotrophica DSM 17448:
- a CDS encoding photosynthetic reaction center cytochrome c subunit family protein, with translation MKIFIPVLLLFIGVSSFMSMSKSSETVQVKTVLKDTLMLDREKYITKLKDSLKGKESMVADSVFKNIKSLKGKSVEQVLSIMNNWGHALGVTCKFCHDVNDWTSEKSRNHLRTREMIVMNDRLNRELLSQMKGFRQPVTMGCISCHNEMKEPPHDGPRPQGPRQRPEGAKN, from the coding sequence ATGAAAATATTTATCCCTGTGTTATTGCTATTTATTGGGGTGAGCTCATTCATGTCAATGAGTAAATCATCAGAAACAGTTCAAGTAAAAACTGTATTGAAAGATACACTTATGCTTGACCGTGAAAAATATATTACAAAACTCAAAGATTCTTTAAAAGGAAAAGAGTCGATGGTAGCTGATTCAGTCTTTAAAAATATTAAATCTCTAAAAGGGAAATCGGTTGAACAAGTATTGAGCATCATGAATAACTGGGGCCATGCTTTAGGTGTAACTTGTAAGTTTTGTCATGATGTAAATGATTGGACTTCAGAAAAGAGCCGTAATCACTTACGTACAAGAGAAATGATTGTGATGAACGACCGCCTAAATCGTGAATTGCTTTCTCAGATGAAAGGCTTCCGTCAGCCAGTTACAATGGGTTGTATTTCTTGTCATAATGAAATGAAAGAACCCCCACACGATGGTCCACGCCCGCAAGGCCCACGCCAACGCCCTGAAGGTGCAAAAAATTAA
- the pckA gene encoding phosphoenolpyruvate carboxykinase (ATP): MELLTEVAPTKLALKAKQVFFNLSPAELIEAAIINGEGVLTDTGALMCDTGKFTGRSPKDKFLVCDEKTENTVWWGDVNFKFSPEKFDALLNKMLVFLEEKRVYVRQAFAGANSQYRLSLEIINTQAWHNLFCNNMFIRPTQNELENFNADFTIICIPEFEADPAVDGTRQANFTIVDMSRRILLIGGTGYAGEMKKGIFTVLNYLLPQENEVLSMHCSANIGEQGDTAIFFGLSGTGKTTLSADPNRGLIGDDEHGWSETGVFNFEGGCYAKVIDLSREKEPEIFDAVRYGSIVENTRFINGTRTVDYHNNSVTENTRTAYPIHYIPNAVEPSLGGIPKNIFFLTYDAFGVLPPISKLTVGQAMYHFISGYTSKVAGTEMGVKEPQATFSACFGAAFLPLHPTKYASLLGEKIHHNKVNVWLINTGMTGGSYGTGTRMKLSNTRAMITAALNGDLSKVSYTRHPIFGVMIPENCPYVVSEILNPRSTWADKEAYDATAQKLADMFEQNFKKYADFADDEILAGAPVN, translated from the coding sequence ATTAGCTTTAAAAGCTAAACAAGTATTTTTTAATCTAAGCCCAGCTGAGCTGATAGAAGCCGCCATTATAAATGGGGAAGGTGTACTTACTGACACAGGGGCTTTGATGTGCGATACTGGAAAATTTACAGGTCGTTCGCCCAAAGATAAGTTTTTGGTTTGCGATGAAAAAACTGAAAATACCGTTTGGTGGGGAGATGTAAATTTTAAGTTTTCGCCCGAAAAATTTGATGCTTTACTCAATAAAATGCTCGTATTCCTTGAAGAAAAGCGAGTTTATGTTCGTCAAGCATTTGCTGGAGCAAATTCTCAGTATCGTTTAAGTCTCGAAATAATCAATACTCAGGCATGGCATAATTTATTCTGCAATAATATGTTTATTCGTCCAACTCAAAATGAATTGGAAAACTTTAATGCAGATTTTACTATAATTTGTATTCCTGAATTTGAGGCAGACCCTGCCGTTGATGGAACTCGTCAAGCAAACTTTACGATAGTTGATATGAGTCGTCGTATATTGCTTATCGGTGGAACTGGATATGCCGGAGAAATGAAAAAGGGAATTTTTACTGTACTCAACTATTTATTACCACAGGAAAATGAGGTTTTATCGATGCATTGCTCTGCAAATATTGGTGAGCAAGGAGATACTGCAATTTTCTTTGGTTTATCAGGAACAGGAAAAACAACACTCTCGGCAGACCCTAATCGAGGTTTGATTGGCGATGACGAACATGGGTGGTCGGAAACTGGTGTCTTTAACTTTGAGGGTGGTTGCTATGCAAAGGTAATAGACCTGAGCCGTGAAAAAGAACCTGAGATTTTTGATGCCGTTCGCTATGGCTCTATTGTTGAAAATACAAGATTCATTAATGGAACTCGTACTGTAGATTACCACAATAATTCAGTCACAGAAAATACACGTACGGCATATCCAATTCATTATATTCCGAATGCTGTTGAGCCTTCGCTCGGAGGAATTCCAAAAAATATCTTTTTCCTTACTTATGATGCTTTTGGGGTTTTACCTCCCATTTCAAAACTGACAGTTGGACAAGCGATGTATCATTTCATTTCTGGATATACCTCTAAAGTAGCAGGTACAGAAATGGGTGTGAAGGAGCCACAAGCAACATTTTCGGCTTGTTTTGGAGCAGCATTTTTGCCACTTCATCCAACTAAATATGCTTCTTTATTGGGTGAGAAAATTCACCATAATAAAGTAAATGTGTGGTTGATTAATACAGGTATGACAGGCGGAAGTTATGGTACTGGTACTCGTATGAAATTATCGAATACAAGAGCGATGATTACGGCCGCTTTAAACGGTGATTTAAGTAAAGTTTCTTATACAAGGCACCCAATTTTTGGAGTGATGATTCCTGAAAATTGCCCGTATGTTGTTTCAGAAATCTTGAATCCAAGAAGCACTTGGGCAGATAAAGAGGCTTATGATGCCACAGCCCAAAAATTGGCCGATATGTTTGAACAGAATTTCAAAAAATACGCAGACTTTGCCGATGATGAAATTTTAGCAGGAGCACCAGTCAATTAA